One Dysosmobacter welbionis DNA segment encodes these proteins:
- a CDS encoding helix-turn-helix domain-containing protein, with protein sequence MKYGIGNYFSLPNEIFLLGLSSGELAVYSFLKRCENRKTHQCWPSYRTIGQAVRMSENTVRKYTLCLEERGLISTEPTEITTRAGQKRNGNLLYTLRPIQEVIDEHYDRQLDQLELVAARQRTTAAQAGT encoded by the coding sequence ATGAAGTATGGGATCGGAAACTATTTCTCTCTTCCAAACGAGATCTTCCTGCTGGGTCTGAGCAGCGGCGAGCTGGCGGTCTACAGTTTCCTGAAACGGTGCGAAAATCGAAAGACGCATCAATGCTGGCCCAGCTACAGGACCATCGGGCAGGCAGTGCGTATGAGCGAGAACACGGTACGCAAGTACACACTGTGCCTTGAGGAGCGCGGGCTCATCTCCACCGAGCCAACTGAAATCACCACCAGGGCTGGTCAGAAACGCAATGGGAACCTGCTGTACACGCTCCGTCCGATCCAGGAGGTGATAGATGAACACTACGACCGGCAACTGGATCAGCTGGAGCTCGTTGCGGCGCGTCAGCGGACGACAGCGGCCCAGGCCGGCACGTGA
- a CDS encoding Fic family protein, whose product MDLYDQVKKQWQMWAVRSGEDLDLRLDNFRILFAYNSGKIENAAISYHDTREIFENGRVVGYTGDPRTLFELQNQKVCYDFLREKIPVKEPLSLPLILEIHRALTEGTYDARRYLVNGERPGTFKKHDYVTGIHEVGSYPEEVEGDLAELIGEVNSVGPKAPLKAGAYLHARFENIHPFADGNGRVGRTLLNYWLMINDYPPMIIYEEDKKAYYEALQQYDEQESLDALVRFLEAQTVKTWARVMKLSPNDTPKHQGIEFHML is encoded by the coding sequence ATGGATCTATACGATCAGGTGAAAAAACAGTGGCAAATGTGGGCTGTCCGTTCAGGCGAAGACTTGGACCTGCGCCTGGACAACTTCCGCATTCTCTTCGCGTACAACTCCGGGAAGATCGAAAACGCAGCGATTTCTTACCACGACACCCGGGAGATTTTTGAGAACGGCCGGGTGGTCGGCTATACCGGCGATCCCCGCACGCTGTTTGAACTTCAAAATCAGAAGGTCTGCTATGACTTCCTCCGGGAGAAGATTCCTGTTAAGGAGCCGCTTTCCCTCCCACTGATCCTGGAGATCCATCGCGCGCTGACGGAGGGAACTTACGATGCGCGCCGTTATCTGGTCAATGGAGAGCGGCCCGGGACATTCAAAAAACATGACTATGTGACTGGCATCCATGAGGTCGGCTCCTACCCTGAAGAAGTGGAAGGTGACTTGGCAGAACTGATCGGTGAAGTCAACTCTGTAGGTCCGAAAGCCCCGCTGAAGGCCGGAGCGTATCTCCATGCGCGTTTTGAGAATATTCACCCCTTCGCCGACGGGAACGGCCGCGTTGGGCGGACATTATTGAACTACTGGCTGATGATCAACGACTATCCCCCCATGATCATTTATGAGGAAGATAAAAAGGCATACTATGAGGCGCTCCAGCAGTATGATGAACAGGAGTCTCTGGATGCTTTGGTCCGTTTCTTGGAAGCGCAGACGGTCAAGACTTGGGCGCGCGTCATGAAACTCTCCCCAAATGATACGCCGAAACATCAAGGAATCGAATTTCATATGCTGTAA